The following nucleotide sequence is from uncultured Draconibacterium sp..
TTGGTTGCAAAACCAGCCCTTTATTTTTTCTTGACTCGGATAACATTTGGCCGTATATTGCAGCTTTAACAAATAACACAAATCAAATGAAAAACACATTATTACTACTATTAATCATTCCGGCGCTTTTATTCTCGTGCGACAAAGTTGACGAGCTTAACACCATTGAGTTCGACACAACTTTATCAATGGACATTCCTGTTGCTGTTGTTGAACCAACTGCACAAATTGCAAAATCAGGGCAAGCTGAGTTTACCTTTTCGCAAACCCAAACAACCCGCTTAAGCGACATCGATGAAATATCAGACTATTTAAATAAGTTAAAGTCAATTGCTATTAACGATATGGAAATAGCGTTCAGCAATTTAGGCGAAGGCGAAGAAATTATATCCATCGAAATTTCTGTAACCGGTGCCGGAACGATAGTAACATTAAACAATATATCGGCAACCAACAATGTTCAAAACCCTGATATTGATAATGCAGTACTAATGCAGGCTGCCACAATTCTTAACGCTACAAAAGAAATTGAACTAACCGTTTCGGGCACTACCTATACTGCCCCAATGGGTTTTATAGTTAACATGGATTTTGATTGCCACATTGAAGCTGAAGCTATTTAACAAGATTTTTTTATTTAAAATGCAAATTCTGATAATTGATTGAAAGTTAATTTCCGTCAATAAAAAACGGGGAACATTTATTGCTCCCCGCTTTTGCGTTATATTGTTATTGGTTTAAAAAATGCTGTATGAAATACCGGCAGCCATACTAATGGTTGTTTTTGCGTAAGTTTCGTTATAACTTCCAACACTTGCATGGTTAAAAGTTACTGTATCATCTTCGTAGAAAGTATTTGAAACACCAGCGTCAAGAGTTAGCTTGTCGGTAATTTTCCACATAATACCGCCACCTAAAGTATACGATGAATTACTATAGCTAAAATCGCTTTGATATTGAGGAGTCACTCCGTTTTTCGATCGTAAACCACCAACACTAAACGCAAAATTATCGGCAACATTAAATTGTAATCCAAGTCCTAGCTCCCAGTAATTGCCGTCAATATCGCGGTGTACCTGTGTTCCCATAGTTGAGTAGCGAATATTATTACCATAATCAACACCTTTATCGAAATACATATTGTACGACAATTGCGCTTCTAACCAATCGAGACCACGATAACCAATACCGGCAGTTAAAATTGCCGGAACATCATTTGACGACTCTGCTCCATCAGGAAATAATCCCATATCGTCAACGTCGGTTTCATTTTCCAATGTCAGTTTGGTTTTAAATTCGTATTTCAAAGCAAATGTCCAGTCGTCGTTCGGCGAGTAGTTAAAACCAATAATCGGTGTAAAACCCATTCCTTTTTGTTTGGTTTTAACTTCTTTATCACCCATTTGCTGGGCCGTACCAGTCAGCGTTTGTGCAGTACCGGTTAGGGTTTGCGCAGTTGCTGATAAGGTTTCGGCTTCAACAGTTAACGCGGCCGAAGTTTGACTAAAAGCACCGGCTGCAATTTCATATGTAAAACCTGTTGGATCGATTCCGAATTGTTGCAAAGCACCAATCAACTGAGGATCAGCCAATGCATCAGAGCCATTAATAAGCCCCGCTGAAATTGCAGCTGAAATTTGAGAAGATAAAGCTCCGGCAGTTGCAGCAGCTGATGCATACTGACCTGCTCCGGCGGTTGCCATATCGGCTACGTTACTTACCTGTGCCGATGCTCCGTTTAACCAGGTTGCCGCATTAACTCCATTAACCTGAATATTGCGAATTGCACCTTCGTAGGTATTTACTGATGGCATTAATCGTAAACCTCCGTAAAACGAAAATTTATCGTTTACTGCATACGATGCTCCCATTTGTATTCCCCAGAATGTAGACGAAGCCTCCAGTGCCATTTCCAAATCGTAGCTTGACACTGCCAATGCCGGATCGATTTGCCCCAAAGCGGCCAATTGACCGGGAATTAATGAAAATGGAATTTCCAATGTAGGAATACCTCCTGGAAATTCAGCAGTACCACCACCACCAATGGGGCCGATACCTAAGGAATATGCCCAGTTATTTTTTTTATATACAGCATATACATCGGGAAAAACAGGAATTGTAGTTTCTCCTTCGTAATGTCCTGAATTTAATGTTGGAAATTGCGTGTCAATATCACGGGTCTGTAGAATGGTTTGGCTGTAAAAAGCAAAATGCCAGCCATCTTCCATTTTTATTAATCCTGCCGGATTATAAAATACGGCATCAATATCTAAGGACGCATTTCGCGACATCATCCGAATATATTGAGCACTTTGGTTGTAGTTAGTTAACAAACCACCTGCAAAAGCGATTTGAAGCAGCATAGAAAATGCTACAAACAATGTCAGTTTTTTCATTTATTTCGAATTTTTATTAAAGAATATTCCCTTCCATTTAACAATAGGTATTTCGAGAAATATGCGGTTATGTAGCTGATGTCTGAGCGGCAAATTTAAAACTAATTACGAAATACAAAAACTTTCGACCTGATTTTCAGCTTTTTATGAATTTTTCGAACAATAGTGTCACTTAGTCGAATCCAGATAAACAAAAAACCCGAGGCTAACTACCTCGGGTTCATTATTTTATATTAACTATTGTTTTTAAATATGTATCACCTCATCGTAAGCAGCCGCAGCAGCTTCCATAACTGCCTCGCTCATTGTTGGGTGCGGGTGAATGGTTTTTATTAACTCGTGCCCGGTAATCTCCAGTTTTTTAGCTACTACCATTTCGGCAATCATTTCGGTAACATTACCACCAATCATATGTGCTCCAAGCAGTTCTCCATATTTTGCATCGAAAATCAATTTAACAAAACCATCTTTTTGTCCGGCAGCACTTGCTTTTCCGCTTGCCGAATATGGGAATTTACCCACTTTAATTTCATAGCCTTGCTCTTTTGCTTTTGCCTCGGTTAGCCCTACCGACGAAACTTCGGGGCTGGTATACGTACATCCCGGAATATCTCCATAATCAATTGGCTCGGGGTTAAGCCCGGCAATTTTTTCAATACAGGTAATTCCTTCGGCCGAAGCTACGTGCGCCAATGCCGGTCCGGCAACAATGTCGCCAATGGCGTAAATTCCATCAACATTAGTTTTATAGAACTCATCAACTTTTACGCGACCATTTTCGGTTTCAACACCCAGCTCTTCCAATCCAATATTTTCGGTATTTGGAGCAATACCCACTGCGGAAAGAACGATATCGGCTTCAACCACTTCCTCGCCCTTTTTGGTTTTTATAGTTACCTTGCATTTGTCGCCCGAAGTATCCACACTTTCAACCGATGAACCGGTCATTACCTTCATCTTCGATTTCTTGAAGTTACGTTCCAGCTGCTTGGCAACTTCTGCGTCTTCGTTCGGAACCAGTGTTGGCATAAATTCAACCAGCGTTACTTTTGTTCCTATGGTGTGATAGAAATAAGCAAATTCGCTGCCAATAGCGCCCGAACCTACTACAACCATACTTTCCGGTTGCTTGTCGAGAGTTAATGCCTGACGATAACCAATTATTTTCTCGCCGTCTTGTGGCAGGTTTGGCAATTCGCGCGAGCGTGCACCTGTTGCTACAATAATGTGTTTTGCTGTGTACGACGTTTTCTTACCTTCATCGTCGGTTACTTCAACC
It contains:
- the lpdA gene encoding dihydrolipoyl dehydrogenase, producing the protein MNYDVIVIGSGPGGYVTAIRASQLGLKVAVVEKENLGGICLNWGCIPTKSLLKSAQAFEYATHAADYGVAIEGEVKPDFGAMVKRSRDVANGMSNGIQFLFKKNKIESIFGWGKLSDKNTVEVTDDEGKKTSYTAKHIIVATGARSRELPNLPQDGEKIIGYRQALTLDKQPESMVVVGSGAIGSEFAYFYHTIGTKVTLVEFMPTLVPNEDAEVAKQLERNFKKSKMKVMTGSSVESVDTSGDKCKVTIKTKKGEEVVEADIVLSAVGIAPNTENIGLEELGVETENGRVKVDEFYKTNVDGIYAIGDIVAGPALAHVASAEGITCIEKIAGLNPEPIDYGDIPGCTYTSPEVSSVGLTEAKAKEQGYEIKVGKFPYSASGKASAAGQKDGFVKLIFDAKYGELLGAHMIGGNVTEMIAEMVVAKKLEITGHELIKTIHPHPTMSEAVMEAAAAAYDEVIHI